In Chloroflexota bacterium, the genomic stretch GCCCTCCTCGGTGTCGTAGACGAGGTCGGCTGTCAGGTCGAGAACGGTCCCGTCGACGACGGCCAGTAGCGACACGTCGCGCCGACAGGTCGGATGGGCGACCGCCTCTCTGAATGCCATGCTGGCTATGATCCGCTGTGCCGTCGCGACGGCGTCAGGGGCTTCGTCGCCGTAGAGGCGCAGGCGGTCAGGCGTCGACCGCCCGACGACGGCACGAACCTCGCGGGCGAACGTTGCGTCAGCCGACATTGACGGCTCGTCAGTTTGGTCCTCGTTATCGGACAGGAGCATGGCGGCGTCGCCATCGACCACGCGGGGCTCGATGCCGAGCTGCTCGATCAGGCGGCGCCGACCCTCCAGCCGGCAGCGCTCCTCCTCTGCCTCGCCCCAGGTGGCTGCGTGCTGTTCTGTGTCGGGCTCTCTATCGCTGGCAGTCGAGACCGTGCCGTCGCGCTCAATCTGAAGCGTGTGACAGAGCCCGTTGGTCCCAGCAAGGTACGTCTCGATGAGGGCGGCAGGGCTGCTGGTGGCGCGCGCAGTCCGATACAGGCTCAGCACCAGATGGTCCCTCGCCCGAGTTGCGGCAACGTAGAGCAGCCGCACGGCTCGGCGTCGGCGAGCTTCGCGTCATGCGCCTGTGCCGACGCGAAGCTCGCCGTTCGCCACTCTTTGCCGACACGGCACTCCAGCCTGCCGGTCGCGCGGTCGGCAATGACTTCGACGCCGTCGTTGGGCCCACGCCCTGCCGAGCCCAGCCCGGCGAGCAGCACGATGGGGAACTCCAGCCCTTTGGCCGTGTGGATGGTCAGGATTCGGACGGCCGCCTCGTCTGGCTCAGCTCCAGCAGTCTCGGCGTCGCGCGCTTCGGCCGGCTCCAGACCGTCCATCCAGTCGAGAAACGCCCGCAACGAGTGCCGCCCGCTAGACGCCAATTGGCGGGCTCGTGCGGCCACGTAGCGCAGCCGACGCCACGACTCACGTGGACGGTGCTCGCCGAACGCCGAGGCCGCCAGCAGCCGCTCGCCGATGTACGCCTCGATCAAGGCTGGCGGGGATAGCTGATAGCGCCGCGCGTGGGATTCCGAGAGACAGCCAGTGCCGACTTGACCGGGCCGTCAGGACCGTCGCCCGGCTGCTCGTAGTCCAGGCGGCCACCGCCTTCTACCCAGCGCAGTAGGTCCGGATCAGAACAGGCGAACGCCGGGGAACGCAGCGCCCCAATAAGCGCGACCTGATCGGACGGATCGTCGATGGCACGAAGTCCGGCCAGCAGATCACAGACCTCCTGGGTTCGCAGCAGCAGGGCACCGCTCTCGACCCGATATGGGATGCCAGCGTCCTCCAGTGGTCGCTCGAGCGAGGGCAGGTGAGTCCACGTCCGCATCAGGATGCAGATGTCAGCATAGCCTGGCGCGCGGACCTCAGAGTTTCCTGACGCATCCTGCCCAAGCACCGGCCAGCCCTCATCGACAACCGCCTGCACCACGCCTGCAAGTGTCCTCGCCTCAGCGGCTGCTACGTCGCTGGTGTCCCCCCCATAGCCGTACCGACACGATAGACACCGCGACGGTCGTGCCCGTCGAACGGCGCGCGACGTGGATGCAAATCCACGTACTGCGGCTGGATGCGAGGAGTCGGTCGCATGTGACGTTCGAAGTGGTGGTTGACCCAGTTGAGCACCGGCGGCACGGATCGGAAGTTCTGGACCAGATGGACTCGGCCATCCGCAAGCCGTTCGAGCAGATCGTCGTAGATGCCGATATCGGCGCGGCGGAAGCGATAGATGCTCTGCTTCGGATCGCCGACGACAAACAGCTTGCCGGGCACGAGGGTGATGTCGCGCCAGTCGGCCGGCAGGTCGGCGCCAGGGTCGGCACAGAGGTAGAAGACTAGACGCAACTTCCGCCATTTTGGAGGCGGATCGGCAATGAGTTGACGGAACATGGCCCCCTCGTGGACTCTGGGGATGTCCAGTCTCCAGAAGCGAGGGAGCCCTGTCGGAAATCATCTTACCGAGCACGTTCGTGGGGCTGCTCGTGGCATTCGAGCCGTGCTTTCACGCGCCGAGCTATCGGACGTTCAGCCTGCCGGTGGCCGGCTGGATCCACTGCGTGGGTCGGCGGACGATCACGGCGGTGGCGGTGGCGGTGGCGTCCGGCGGGGTCGACGGTTGCCACATCTCGGTGTTCCATCGGTTCTTCAGTCGGGCGACCTGGAGCCTGGACGCGCTGGGGCAGGTGGTCTTCCGGCTGGCGCTGCGCTGGATCCTGGCCGATCAGCCGCTGTTCGTGCTGGTCGACGATACGCTGGCGCGCAAGACGGGCAAGGGGGTCAGCCTGGCGACCATGCACCATGGCCCCTTGCTGTCGAGCGCGCGGAAGCCGTTCTGTAGCTTCGGGCACGTCTGGGTGGTGCTGGCGCTCTGGGTGCCGCTGCCGACGGGCGACCCGCGGGGGTTCGCGCTGCCACTGCTGTTCCGCCTGGACGTCGGGGCCAAGCGCGGCGGCACCAAGGATGCCCCCGGTCGGCCACGTCGCGGCACCCGGCAACAGGCGGCGGAGAAGGCCCATGCGGCGCAC encodes the following:
- a CDS encoding Uma2 family endonuclease; protein product: MLSLYRTARATSSPAALIETYLAGTNGLCHTLQIERDGTVSTASDREPDTEQHAATWGEAEEERCRLEGRRRLIEQLGIEPRVVDGDAAMLLSDNEDQTDEPSMSADATFAREVRAVVGRSTPDRLRLYGDEAPDAVATAQRIIASMAFREAVAHPTCRRDVSLLAVVDGTVLDLTADLVYDTEEGVVLVAFDFADPAMGDGGRQRTLAARLEVADSIEVADSTVAFDLGQKADLYARYGVPGLWVLDLPADRVVIHREPTADGYASVEEPRRGASVSPLAFADVGFAIDELLGTPQAADSAADDDDADDEDADDENVDDEGADRE
- a CDS encoding UvrD-helicase domain-containing protein yields the protein MFRQLIADPPPKWRKLRLVFYLCADPGADLPADWRDITLVPGKLFVVGDPKQSIYRFRRADIGIYDDLLERLADGRVHLVQNFRSVPPVLNWVNHHFERHMRPTPRIQPQYVDLHPRRAPFDGHDRRGVYRVGTAMGGTPAT
- a CDS encoding transposase, whose protein sequence is MGLLVAFEPCFHAPSYRTFSLPVAGWIHCVGRRTITAVAVAVASGGVDGCHISVFHRFFSRATWSLDALGQVVFRLALRWILADQPLFVLVDDTLARKTGKGVSLATMHHGPLLSSARKPFCSFGHVWVVLALWVPLPTGDPRGFALPLLFRLDVGAKRGGTKDAPGRPRRGTRQQAAEKAHAAHPRPTKLALARELVALVAGWADGRPVYAVVDSAYAARPLLEGRPANVHVLSRLRPDAALWARPGRRRPGQRGRPRR